A genomic window from Flavobacterium johnsoniae includes:
- a CDS encoding mevalonate kinase family protein, whose amino-acid sequence MKKITASAPGRTCLFGDHQDYLGLPVIACAIDRNIKLIAKENQTDTFVLNMIDIDEIRIIDIHATFEKLEARDYFASALRVLRRYGCIPTSGYTITITGDIPINSGTSSSSALLMAWIRFLIEAFGINQEVTPDFLSKLGYESEVLEHGEPGGMMDHFSIGVGNIVYINTKKPFSFDVIGTELKGLITGVSGVPKETIGLIGELKGNALMAIDIVKQNYPEFDLNASEIEDLSKYRNCLPDRLIPYFEAAIKNYYYTKEALKEFEKPVLDLKKIGSLMNGHHEILRDLLKITVPRIDAMINAALKAGAYGAKIVGSGGGGSIVVIADPEKEDSVIKAILNAGAEEAYVVNVDPGVRIIDNIEI is encoded by the coding sequence ATGAAGAAAATTACAGCTTCAGCGCCAGGGAGAACCTGTCTTTTTGGAGATCATCAAGATTACTTAGGACTTCCTGTTATAGCTTGCGCCATAGATAGAAATATTAAGCTAATTGCCAAAGAAAATCAGACCGATACATTTGTGCTCAATATGATTGATATAGACGAAATTCGGATCATAGATATTCATGCCACATTCGAAAAATTAGAAGCACGCGATTATTTTGCTTCAGCGCTTCGTGTTTTACGCAGATATGGTTGCATTCCAACATCAGGTTATACAATAACTATTACCGGAGATATTCCAATAAATTCAGGAACATCTAGTTCTTCGGCATTATTAATGGCTTGGATTCGTTTTTTAATTGAAGCTTTTGGAATTAATCAAGAAGTAACGCCAGATTTCCTTTCGAAATTAGGTTATGAATCTGAAGTTTTAGAACACGGAGAACCTGGCGGAATGATGGATCATTTTAGCATTGGCGTAGGTAATATAGTTTACATTAATACCAAAAAACCATTCTCTTTTGATGTAATAGGAACAGAATTAAAAGGTTTGATAACTGGAGTTTCTGGAGTTCCAAAAGAGACAATCGGTTTAATCGGCGAATTAAAAGGTAATGCTTTAATGGCAATTGATATTGTAAAACAAAATTATCCCGAATTTGATTTGAATGCTTCAGAAATTGAAGATTTAAGTAAATATAGAAATTGTCTTCCAGATCGTTTGATTCCTTATTTTGAAGCCGCTATCAAAAATTACTATTATACAAAAGAAGCATTAAAAGAATTTGAAAAACCAGTTTTAGATCTTAAAAAAATTGGCTCCTTAATGAATGGTCATCATGAAATTTTGCGAGATCTTCTCAAAATAACAGTTCCGAGAATAGACGCAATGATCAATGCGGCTCTAAAAGCGGGCGCGTACGGTGCTAAAATTGTGGGCTCTGGCGGAGGTGGAAGTATTGTAGTTATTGCGGATCCTGAAAAAGAAGATTCGGTTATAAAAGCAATTTTAAATGCTGGAGCAGAAGAAGCTTATGTAGTTAATGTAGATCCTGGAGTACGAATTATTGATAATATTGAAATTTAA
- a CDS encoding sugar phosphate nucleotidyltransferase: MHNNLVILAGGASSRMKKEAVLDNLTPEEIAQANERSKGLIGVGASGRPLLDYLLWNTKKAGYKNIYIIIGEQGELFKEFYGSQIKNNDFHGLNISFAVQYIPEGRVKPFGTADALFQAVEQYPELNSQFYSVCNSDNLYSAEALRALRETESPNAFISYDRDAMDFPLERISRFAIAKLDQHNQLLDILEKPSEDVLEEYKDAEGKIRVSMNAFKFNGKTLYTHLKNCPIHPERDEKELPTVLLNSVKENPQTTVGIPFSEHVPDLTAKEDIADVKTYLAKYYPDLNWNSKN, encoded by the coding sequence ATGCACAACAACTTAGTAATTCTAGCCGGCGGAGCTTCTTCTCGTATGAAAAAAGAAGCGGTTTTAGATAATTTGACTCCAGAAGAAATTGCTCAGGCAAACGAAAGAAGTAAAGGTTTAATTGGTGTCGGCGCAAGCGGAAGACCTCTTTTGGATTATCTTTTATGGAATACAAAAAAAGCTGGCTATAAAAACATCTATATTATAATAGGTGAACAAGGAGAATTGTTTAAAGAGTTTTATGGAAGTCAAATTAAAAATAATGACTTTCACGGACTGAACATTTCATTTGCAGTTCAATACATTCCTGAAGGTAGAGTAAAACCTTTTGGAACTGCTGATGCTTTATTTCAGGCGGTAGAACAATATCCAGAATTGAATTCGCAGTTTTACTCCGTTTGCAATAGTGATAATTTGTATTCAGCAGAAGCTTTGCGCGCATTAAGAGAAACAGAAAGTCCAAACGCATTTATTAGTTACGATCGTGATGCAATGGATTTTCCGCTGGAACGTATTTCTCGTTTTGCAATTGCAAAATTAGATCAGCATAATCAATTGCTGGATATATTAGAAAAACCTTCAGAAGATGTTTTGGAAGAATATAAAGATGCAGAAGGAAAAATACGCGTAAGTATGAATGCTTTTAAATTTAATGGCAAAACATTATATACACATTTAAAGAATTGTCCTATTCATCCAGAGCGCGATGAAAAGGAACTTCCGACAGTTCTTTTAAACTCCGTTAAAGAAAATCCGCAAACTACAGTCGGAATTCCGTTTTCTGAGCACGTTCCAGACCTTACAGCCAAAGAAGATATTGCCGACGTAAAAACATATTTGGCAAAATATTACCCTGATTTAAACTGGAATAGCAAAAATTAA
- a CDS encoding sugar-binding protein, with protein MSSDLKAYKVNLVKQNENVNIENLDSDFWEKANCLTDFCSAWKTDPFSKIEFRARWNSDYLYFNFQVFDSEIYIDRKDNSTDSICNSDRVELFFRKDEKMSPYYCLEMDVDTRILDFEAYPNWNFDYDWKWPKGHLEIYSFKNANSFTVQGKISMASLKELDLIQNNIIEVGVYRAKFSKNENLEYEPTWISWVNPKTEQPNFHIASSFGKFILED; from the coding sequence ATGAGTTCAGATTTAAAAGCCTACAAAGTCAATTTAGTTAAACAAAACGAAAACGTAAATATTGAAAACTTGGATTCTGATTTTTGGGAAAAAGCAAACTGTTTAACAGACTTTTGTTCGGCTTGGAAAACAGATCCATTTTCAAAAATTGAATTTAGAGCAAGATGGAATTCAGATTATTTATATTTTAATTTTCAAGTTTTTGATTCGGAAATTTATATCGACAGAAAAGACAATTCTACAGACAGTATTTGCAATTCAGATAGAGTGGAGCTTTTTTTTAGAAAAGATGAAAAAATGAGCCCGTATTATTGTTTAGAAATGGATGTTGATACTCGAATTCTGGATTTTGAAGCTTATCCGAATTGGAATTTCGATTACGATTGGAAATGGCCAAAAGGACATTTAGAAATTTATTCTTTTAAAAACGCCAATTCATTTACCGTTCAAGGAAAAATAAGCATGGCTTCGCTTAAAGAATTGGATTTAATTCAAAATAATATTATTGAAGTTGGAGTATATCGAGCCAAATTCTCAAAAAATGAAAACTTAGAATACGAACCAACATGGATTTCTTGGGTTAATCCTAAAACAGAACAACCAAATTTTCATATCGCATCTTCGTTCGGGAAATTTATTCTAGAAGATTAA
- a CDS encoding LacI family DNA-binding transcriptional regulator, translated as MDKKYTIKDIAQMAGVSKGTVDRVLHNRGKVSPAALEKINEVLNVIDYEPNLIARNLKNTKIYKICVLLPDPEIDSYWLPCVNGIQDAVKEFKPYSVNITIQYFNPESKKSFVNANDKVLSVEPDAVLIAPVFHKETIEAVKVYEESNIIVNTFNNQIESNIVKCFVGQDLYKSGRVAASLMNLILSEGQIAIVHIDESLKNAVHMQEKEKGFRSYFEEKKLNNFSLTTLKLKHPNVESKFLNFLEENPHLKGIFITTSKAYQIATTLSSLKNKKIALIGYDLIEKNVNYLNEGLLHFLIHQNQKRQAYLGVSTLAEHFLYSKEIPETILLPIDIINVENADFYLY; from the coding sequence ATGGATAAAAAATATACTATTAAAGACATTGCGCAAATGGCCGGAGTTTCTAAAGGAACTGTCGACAGAGTTTTGCATAATAGAGGAAAAGTTTCTCCTGCGGCGCTGGAAAAAATTAATGAGGTCTTAAATGTTATTGATTATGAGCCTAATTTAATTGCACGAAATTTAAAAAATACCAAGATTTATAAAATCTGTGTTTTACTCCCTGATCCTGAAATAGATTCGTACTGGCTTCCTTGTGTAAACGGAATTCAAGATGCTGTAAAGGAATTTAAACCTTACAGCGTCAATATTACGATTCAGTATTTTAATCCAGAAAGCAAAAAATCGTTTGTAAATGCTAATGATAAAGTTTTAAGTGTTGAACCCGATGCGGTTTTAATTGCTCCCGTATTTCATAAAGAGACGATTGAGGCTGTTAAAGTTTATGAAGAATCTAATATTATTGTCAATACCTTCAATAATCAGATTGAGTCTAATATCGTGAAATGTTTTGTTGGCCAGGATCTTTACAAAAGCGGCCGAGTTGCTGCTAGCTTAATGAACTTAATTTTATCCGAAGGTCAAATTGCAATTGTTCATATTGATGAAAGCTTGAAAAATGCGGTTCACATGCAGGAAAAGGAAAAAGGTTTCAGAAGTTATTTTGAAGAAAAGAAATTGAATAACTTTTCTCTAACAACTTTAAAACTAAAACATCCAAATGTTGAAAGCAAGTTTTTAAATTTCCTTGAAGAAAATCCGCATTTAAAAGGCATATTTATTACAACATCAAAAGCGTATCAAATTGCTACAACTCTTTCCAGCTTGAAAAACAAAAAAATAGCGCTTATTGGTTACGATTTAATCGAAAAAAATGTCAATTATTTAAACGAGGGATTATTGCATTTCTTGATTCACCAAAATCAAAAAAGACAAGCATATTTAGGCGTAAGCACATTGGCAGAACATTTCTTGTACAGCAAAGAAATTCCGGAGACAATTTTATTACCAATTGACATTATTAATGTCGAAAATGCCGATTTCTACCTTTACTAA